From Proteiniborus sp. MB09-C3, the proteins below share one genomic window:
- a CDS encoding Lrp/AsnC family transcriptional regulator, protein MDEIDVKILELLETNGRISHEEISKQLNMSRPAIRQRILKLEETGVIKGYNTTIDWSKVGQGIRAIILIKVKTGDFNKLMEQIIHLNVDGLTIEKCYRITGQWCIMLQMRASITDQITQLHDEMLKIEGILETFTMLILSETNKYKGDLLNE, encoded by the coding sequence ATGGATGAAATTGATGTGAAAATTTTAGAACTATTAGAAACCAACGGTAGAATTTCTCATGAAGAAATAAGCAAGCAGCTGAATATGTCAAGACCAGCAATACGTCAAAGAATATTGAAATTAGAGGAAACGGGTGTAATTAAAGGTTACAATACTACAATTGATTGGAGTAAAGTCGGTCAAGGTATTAGAGCTATTATATTGATAAAGGTTAAAACAGGAGATTTCAACAAGCTAATGGAACAGATTATACATTTAAACGTTGATGGACTTACAATAGAAAAATGTTATAGAATCACTGGACAATGGTGTATAATGCTTCAGATGAGAGCTAGCATTACAGATCAAATAACACAACTCCATGATGAAATGCTGAAAATTGAAGGTATTTTAGAAACCTTCACTATGCTCATATTATCTGAAACAAATAAATATAAAGGGGATTTACTAAATGAATAA